From a region of the Betta splendens chromosome 5, fBetSpl5.4, whole genome shotgun sequence genome:
- the grip2b gene encoding glutamate receptor-interacting protein 2 isoform X2: MSDYGGGGGGGGGGGGRGRKQEEDKQKRRGRERMFSVSLKCQLGVIRRRIKDDGPYGKTKDISGPEHTLASRRHSIPEALRGVTMVELVKKEGSTLGLTISGGTDKDGKPRVSNLRPGGLAARSDQLNVGDYIKSVNGINLTKLRHEEIISLLKNVGERVLLEVEYELPPTAPDSTSGVISKTIDICLHKEGSSFGFVMRGGTHEDWHKARPLVVTYVRPGGPADREGTLRPGDRLLSVDGVPLHSAAHSDALSVLAQCGQEALFQIEYDVTIMDTLANASGPLLVEIAKSPGATLGITLTSASHRNKQVIVIDRVKPGSVVDRCGALHGGDHLLSIDGTSTEHCTVLEATQLLASTTDPVKLEILPSHQTRLTGKQHDTVKVQKSDHPHSWDPCVNYCHPPNSTLSNTNATHNKSWTASNNNTINSLDYCKSLVSASFSPGSTTTSGPSSQSSSTLPRPTVPMSPRNSLLKRRQRKKEHKSSLSLASSSVGPGGQVVHVETSEVVLTGDPLNGFGVQLQGGIFATETLSAPPLIRFIEPDSSAERCGLLQVGDRLLSINGIPTEDGTLEEANQLLRDAALTNKVTLEIEFDVAESVVPSSGTFHVKLPKKRGVELGLTISASKKSGEPLIISDIKKGSMAHRTGTLEPGDKLLAIDNIRLENCSREDAEQILQQCEELVKLKIRKDEDNSDEPETSGSIIYTVELKRYGGPLGITISGTEEPFDPITISGLTKRGLAERTGAIHVGDRILAINSVSLKGKPLSEAIHLLQMAGETVTLKIKKQLSNLEERKATEAEDTTENELSDAEEDDLTDSQQTNKLSELYSTTIPSVDSAMESWDGSGLDAGYCSQGTYSHQAAGVALLPHEWRSRKQQQQQQQRGATPPPGRRKNYPFSDGGFSEDDWDKPPGFIDQQHDGILLDPDDSFWCQALEDLETCGQSELLREIEASIMTGSALSLGVDGLNKPPAEPPLGHSRMSPLRRNSLLHQGAHLHEEAQLHQDPHLLQTSLLHPDNHSPLMHHDPKLKASLRVSERTWESRRIKEEMQGILSPTPLELHKVTVIKDPESDDFGFSVSDGFLEKGVYVNMIRAEGPADRAGLRPYDRILQVNHVRTRDFDCCLAVPLITEAGDRLELVISRNPLGDDGPEDHNNALDHPLDL, from the exons ATGATGGACCCTATGGGAAAACCAAGGACATCTCTGGACCTGAACACACCCTGGCCTCTAGGAGACACAGTATACCAG aAGCTCTGCGGGGGGTGACCATGGTGGAGCTGGTGAAAAAGGAGGGCAGCACGCTGGGCCTCACCATCTCAGGAGGAACCGACAAGGACGGCAAGCCGCGGGTTTCGAACCTGCGCCCCGGAGGACTGGCAGCAAG gagcgACCAGCTCAACGTCGGCGACTACATCAAGTCCGTCAACGGCATCAACTTGACCAAGCTGCGGCACGAAGAGATCATCAGCTTATTAAAGAACGTGGGGGAGCgagttctgctggaggttgagTACGAGCTTCCGCCCACAG CACCAGACAGCACCTCAGGGGTCATATCCAAGACAATCGACATCTGTTTGCACAAGGAGGGGAGCAGCTTCGGCTTCGTCATGAGAG GAGGGACCCACGAGGACTGGCACAAGGCGCGGCCTCTGGTGGTGACCTACGTCAGGCCGGGAGGTCCAGCCGACAG AGAGGGCACGCTGCGCCCCGGCGACCGCCTCCTCAGCGTGGACGGCGTTCCGCTGCACAGCGCCGCCCACAGCGACGCCCTGAGCGTGTTGGCGCAGTGCGGCCAAGAAGCCCTGTTCCAGATCGAGTACGACGTCACCATCATGG ACACGTTGGCCAACGCCTCCGGTCCCCTATTAGTGGAAATCGCCAAGTCCCCGGGAGCAACGCTGGGCATCACGCTGACGTCGGCCAGTCATCGAAATAAGCAGGTCATCGTCATCGACCGGGTGAAACCTGGCAGCGTGGTggacag ATGTGGAGCGCTGCACGGCGGCGACCACCTGCTGTCCATAGACGGCACCTCCACTGAACACTGCACGGTCCTGGAGGCCACGCAGCTGCTGGCCAGCACCACGGACCCGGTGAAGCTGGAAATCCTGCCGTCGCATCAAACCAGGCTGACGGGGAAGCAGCACGACACAG tgaagGTGCAGAAGTCGGACCACCCACACTCCTGGGACCCCTGTGTCAACTATTGTCACCCCCCAAATTCCACCCTCAGCAACACAAACGCCACCCACAACAAGTCGTGGACGGcctccaacaacaacaccatCAACAGCCTGGACTATTGCAAGT CTCTGGTCTCTGCCAGCTTCTCTCCCGGCTCCACCACCACATCGGGCCCCAGCAGCCAGAGCTCCAGCACCCTGCCCCGACCCACCGTCCCCATGAGCCCACGAAACTCCCTGCTCAAACGGCGCCAGAGGAAGAAAGAGCACAAGAGCTCGT tgtcTCTGGCCTCCAGCTCCGTGGGTCCGGGGGGGCAGGTGGTCCACGTGGAGACCAGCGAGGTGGTCCTGACCGGCGACCCGCTCAACGGCTTCGGCGTCCAGCTGCAGGGCGGGATCTTCGCCACGGAGACGCTGTCTGCGCCGCCGCTGATCCGCTTCATAGAACCGGACAGCTCTGCAgagag GTGTGGCCTGCTGCAGGTGGGGGACCGCCTCCTGTCAATCAACGGGATCCCCACGGAGGACGGGACCCTGGAGGAAGCCAATCAGCTGCTGCGAGACGCGGCCCTGACCAACAAGGTCACGCTGGAGATCGAGTTTGACGTGGCAG AGTCAGTGGTGCCCAGCAGCGGTACCTTCCACGTAAAACTGCCAAAGAAGAGAGGGGTGGAGCTGGGGCTCACCATCAgcg ccagtAAGAAGTCGGGAGAGCCTCTCATCATTTCTGACATCAAGAAGGGCAGCATGGCCCACAG AACGGGAACGCTGGAACCTGGCGATAAGCTGCTGGCCATCGATAACATCAGACTGGAGAACTGCTCCAGAGAAGACGCAGAGCAGATCCTGCAGCAGTGTGAGGAGCTGGTCAAACTGAAGATACGCAAAGATGAAGACAACTCGG ACGAACCCGAGACGTCAGGCAGCATCATCTACACGGTGGAGCTGAAGCGCTACGGAGGCCCCCTCGGTATCACCATCTCAGGCACCGAGGAGCCTTTTGATCCCATCACTATATCTGGCCTCACCAAACGAGGTTTGGCTGAGAG GACAGGGGCCATTCACGTGGGTGATCGCATCCTGGCCATCAACAGCGTCAGCCTCAAAGGCAAACCTCTGAGTGAAGCCATTCACCTGCTGCAAATGGCCGGAGAGACGGTCACGCTGAAGATCAagaagcagctcagca ACCTGGAGGAGCGGAAGGCGACCGAGGCGGAGGACACAACGGAGAACGAGCTGAGTGACGCGGAGGAGGACGATCTGACGGACAGTCAGCAGACCAACAAGCTGTCAGAGCTCTACTCCACCACCATCCCCAGCGTGGACTCAGCCATGGAGTCGTGGGACGGCTCAGGGCTGGACGCCGGCTACTGcagccagg GCACCTACAGCCACCAGGCGGCCGGCGTCGCCCTCCTCCCACACGAGTggcgcagcaggaagcagcagcagcagcagcagcagcgcggcgccACCCCCCCACCAGGTCGCAGGAAGAACTACCCGTTCAGCGACGGGGGCTTCAGCGAGGACGACTGGGACAAGCCGCCCGG ATTCATCGACCAACAGCACGACGGGATTCTTCTGGATCCGGACGACAGCTTTTGGTGTCAGGCGCTCGAAGACCTTGAGACCTGTGGTCAGTcggagctgctcagagagaTAGAG GCGTCCATCATGACGGGCTCCGCCCTCAGTCTGGGCGTGGACGGGCTCAACAAGCCTCCAGCAGAGCCTCCACTCGGTCACAGCAGGATGAGCCCCTTACGGAGGAACTCCCTGCTGCACCAGGGCGCTCACCTCCACGAGGAGGCCCAGCTGCACCAAG AccctcacctgctgcagacgtCCCTCCTGCACCCCGACAACCACTCGCCGCTCATGCATCACGACCCCAAGCTCAAGGCCTCGCTGAGGGTGTCAGAGAGGACGTGGGAGTCGCGCCGCATCAAGGAGGAGATGCAGGGGATCCTGTCCCCGACGCCGCTGGAGCTGCACAAG GTAACTGTGATAAAGGACCCAGAGAGCGATGACTTTGGCTTCAGCGTCTCAGACGGCTTCTTGGAAAAAGGAGTCTACGTCAACATGATCAGAGCCGAGGGGCCGGCGGATCGGGCCGGGCTCAGACCTTACGACAGGATCCTGCAG GTGAACCACGTGAGGACGCGGGACTTCGACTGCTGCCTGGCGGTGCCTCTGATCACCGAGGCCGGAGACCGGCTGGAGCTGGTCATCAGCCGCAACCCGCTGGGCGACGACGGCCCCGAGGACCACAACAACGCGCTGGACCACCCCCTGGACCTGTGA
- the grip2b gene encoding glutamate receptor-interacting protein 2 isoform X8, with protein MLFLQAMLKRRLLLKDDGPYGKTKDISGPEHTLASRRHSIPALRGVTMVELVKKEGSTLGLTISGGTDKDGKPRVSNLRPGGLAARSDQLNVGDYIKSVNGINLTKLRHEEIISLLKNVGERVLLEVEYELPPTAPDSTSGVISKTIDICLHKEGSSFGFVMRGGTHEDWHKARPLVVTYVRPGGPADREGTLRPGDRLLSVDGVPLHSAAHSDALSVLAQCGQEALFQIEYDVTIMDTLANASGPLLVEIAKSPGATLGITLTSASHRNKQVIVIDRVKPGSVVDRCGALHGGDHLLSIDGTSTEHCTVLEATQLLASTTDPVKLEILPSHQTRLTGKQHDTVKVQKSDHPHSWDPCVNYCHPPNSTLSNTNATHNKSWTASNNNTINSLDYCKSLVSASFSPGSTTTSGPSSQSSSTLPRPTVPMSPRNSLLKRRQRKKEHKSSLSLASSSVGPGGQVVHVETSEVVLTGDPLNGFGVQLQGGIFATETLSAPPLIRFIEPDSSAERCGLLQVGDRLLSINGIPTEDGTLEEANQLLRDAALTNKVTLEIEFDVAESVVPSSGTFHVKLPKKRGVELGLTISASKKSGEPLIISDIKKGSMAHRTGTLEPGDKLLAIDNIRLENCSREDAEQILQQCEELVKLKIRKDEDNSDEPETSGSIIYTVELKRYGGPLGITISGTEEPFDPITISGLTKRGLAERTGAIHVGDRILAINSVSLKGKPLSEAIHLLQMAGETVTLKIKKQLSNLEERKATEAEDTTENELSDAEEDDLTDSQQTNKLSELYSTTIPSVDSAMESWDGSGLDAGYCSQGTYSHQAAGVALLPHEWRSRKQQQQQQQRGATPPPGRRKNYPFSDGGFSEDDWDKPPGFIDQQHDGILLDPDDSFWCQALEDLETCGQSELLREIEASIMTGSALSLGVDGLNKPPAEPPLGHSRMSPLRRNSLLHQGAHLHEEAQLHQDPHLLQTSLLHPDNHSPLMHHDPKLKASLRVSERTWESRRIKEEMQGILSPTPLELHKVTVIKDPESDDFGFSVSDGFLEKGVYVNMIRAEGPADRAGLRPYDRILQVNHVRTRDFDCCLAVPLITEAGDRLELVISRNPLGDDGPEDHNNALDHPLDL; from the exons ATGCTTTTTCTTCAGGCCATGTTGAAGAGACGGCTGCTGCTAAAAG ATGATGGACCCTATGGGAAAACCAAGGACATCTCTGGACCTGAACACACCCTGGCCTCTAGGAGACACAGTATACCAG CTCTGCGGGGGGTGACCATGGTGGAGCTGGTGAAAAAGGAGGGCAGCACGCTGGGCCTCACCATCTCAGGAGGAACCGACAAGGACGGCAAGCCGCGGGTTTCGAACCTGCGCCCCGGAGGACTGGCAGCAAG gagcgACCAGCTCAACGTCGGCGACTACATCAAGTCCGTCAACGGCATCAACTTGACCAAGCTGCGGCACGAAGAGATCATCAGCTTATTAAAGAACGTGGGGGAGCgagttctgctggaggttgagTACGAGCTTCCGCCCACAG CACCAGACAGCACCTCAGGGGTCATATCCAAGACAATCGACATCTGTTTGCACAAGGAGGGGAGCAGCTTCGGCTTCGTCATGAGAG GAGGGACCCACGAGGACTGGCACAAGGCGCGGCCTCTGGTGGTGACCTACGTCAGGCCGGGAGGTCCAGCCGACAG AGAGGGCACGCTGCGCCCCGGCGACCGCCTCCTCAGCGTGGACGGCGTTCCGCTGCACAGCGCCGCCCACAGCGACGCCCTGAGCGTGTTGGCGCAGTGCGGCCAAGAAGCCCTGTTCCAGATCGAGTACGACGTCACCATCATGG ACACGTTGGCCAACGCCTCCGGTCCCCTATTAGTGGAAATCGCCAAGTCCCCGGGAGCAACGCTGGGCATCACGCTGACGTCGGCCAGTCATCGAAATAAGCAGGTCATCGTCATCGACCGGGTGAAACCTGGCAGCGTGGTggacag ATGTGGAGCGCTGCACGGCGGCGACCACCTGCTGTCCATAGACGGCACCTCCACTGAACACTGCACGGTCCTGGAGGCCACGCAGCTGCTGGCCAGCACCACGGACCCGGTGAAGCTGGAAATCCTGCCGTCGCATCAAACCAGGCTGACGGGGAAGCAGCACGACACAG tgaagGTGCAGAAGTCGGACCACCCACACTCCTGGGACCCCTGTGTCAACTATTGTCACCCCCCAAATTCCACCCTCAGCAACACAAACGCCACCCACAACAAGTCGTGGACGGcctccaacaacaacaccatCAACAGCCTGGACTATTGCAAGT CTCTGGTCTCTGCCAGCTTCTCTCCCGGCTCCACCACCACATCGGGCCCCAGCAGCCAGAGCTCCAGCACCCTGCCCCGACCCACCGTCCCCATGAGCCCACGAAACTCCCTGCTCAAACGGCGCCAGAGGAAGAAAGAGCACAAGAGCTCGT tgtcTCTGGCCTCCAGCTCCGTGGGTCCGGGGGGGCAGGTGGTCCACGTGGAGACCAGCGAGGTGGTCCTGACCGGCGACCCGCTCAACGGCTTCGGCGTCCAGCTGCAGGGCGGGATCTTCGCCACGGAGACGCTGTCTGCGCCGCCGCTGATCCGCTTCATAGAACCGGACAGCTCTGCAgagag GTGTGGCCTGCTGCAGGTGGGGGACCGCCTCCTGTCAATCAACGGGATCCCCACGGAGGACGGGACCCTGGAGGAAGCCAATCAGCTGCTGCGAGACGCGGCCCTGACCAACAAGGTCACGCTGGAGATCGAGTTTGACGTGGCAG AGTCAGTGGTGCCCAGCAGCGGTACCTTCCACGTAAAACTGCCAAAGAAGAGAGGGGTGGAGCTGGGGCTCACCATCAgcg ccagtAAGAAGTCGGGAGAGCCTCTCATCATTTCTGACATCAAGAAGGGCAGCATGGCCCACAG AACGGGAACGCTGGAACCTGGCGATAAGCTGCTGGCCATCGATAACATCAGACTGGAGAACTGCTCCAGAGAAGACGCAGAGCAGATCCTGCAGCAGTGTGAGGAGCTGGTCAAACTGAAGATACGCAAAGATGAAGACAACTCGG ACGAACCCGAGACGTCAGGCAGCATCATCTACACGGTGGAGCTGAAGCGCTACGGAGGCCCCCTCGGTATCACCATCTCAGGCACCGAGGAGCCTTTTGATCCCATCACTATATCTGGCCTCACCAAACGAGGTTTGGCTGAGAG GACAGGGGCCATTCACGTGGGTGATCGCATCCTGGCCATCAACAGCGTCAGCCTCAAAGGCAAACCTCTGAGTGAAGCCATTCACCTGCTGCAAATGGCCGGAGAGACGGTCACGCTGAAGATCAagaagcagctcagca ACCTGGAGGAGCGGAAGGCGACCGAGGCGGAGGACACAACGGAGAACGAGCTGAGTGACGCGGAGGAGGACGATCTGACGGACAGTCAGCAGACCAACAAGCTGTCAGAGCTCTACTCCACCACCATCCCCAGCGTGGACTCAGCCATGGAGTCGTGGGACGGCTCAGGGCTGGACGCCGGCTACTGcagccagg GCACCTACAGCCACCAGGCGGCCGGCGTCGCCCTCCTCCCACACGAGTggcgcagcaggaagcagcagcagcagcagcagcagcgcggcgccACCCCCCCACCAGGTCGCAGGAAGAACTACCCGTTCAGCGACGGGGGCTTCAGCGAGGACGACTGGGACAAGCCGCCCGG ATTCATCGACCAACAGCACGACGGGATTCTTCTGGATCCGGACGACAGCTTTTGGTGTCAGGCGCTCGAAGACCTTGAGACCTGTGGTCAGTcggagctgctcagagagaTAGAG GCGTCCATCATGACGGGCTCCGCCCTCAGTCTGGGCGTGGACGGGCTCAACAAGCCTCCAGCAGAGCCTCCACTCGGTCACAGCAGGATGAGCCCCTTACGGAGGAACTCCCTGCTGCACCAGGGCGCTCACCTCCACGAGGAGGCCCAGCTGCACCAAG AccctcacctgctgcagacgtCCCTCCTGCACCCCGACAACCACTCGCCGCTCATGCATCACGACCCCAAGCTCAAGGCCTCGCTGAGGGTGTCAGAGAGGACGTGGGAGTCGCGCCGCATCAAGGAGGAGATGCAGGGGATCCTGTCCCCGACGCCGCTGGAGCTGCACAAG GTAACTGTGATAAAGGACCCAGAGAGCGATGACTTTGGCTTCAGCGTCTCAGACGGCTTCTTGGAAAAAGGAGTCTACGTCAACATGATCAGAGCCGAGGGGCCGGCGGATCGGGCCGGGCTCAGACCTTACGACAGGATCCTGCAG GTGAACCACGTGAGGACGCGGGACTTCGACTGCTGCCTGGCGGTGCCTCTGATCACCGAGGCCGGAGACCGGCTGGAGCTGGTCATCAGCCGCAACCCGCTGGGCGACGACGGCCCCGAGGACCACAACAACGCGCTGGACCACCCCCTGGACCTGTGA